One Nerophis ophidion isolate RoL-2023_Sa linkage group LG23, RoL_Noph_v1.0, whole genome shotgun sequence genomic window carries:
- the LOC133541508 gene encoding 5-hydroxytryptamine receptor 3A-like isoform X1, with protein sequence MQLSLITSCGLWMPVLLCLLTAGGGYANTCTTRRCLAQMLIDRKLTTQPQRDTCTQFIYIPFMECQTIKVDTKNLRLACRLQAIVEWEDDDISWDKSIFPYDEVILPVDKVWTPEIYVSNGVSGRTQNGYRDLLAFHNSTLRHRLVMSAEINCEFNLFNYPFAEDECPVVIQAWSTQGCGTQLAIGQVDLFDSSHGDWETLGAYLHKHSEDTYFISVILKIRQQNPFVTLLLPSILLILVDMVSFALPLGGGERNCFKVTLVLSFTMFLLILNDLLPGDSECGPVIKYHFCVCLIMLVVSMLASMVFTRVAKDGGIILCCTPGGKKSKQKADQDISVIQVNNKEDDQMLKKVVDFLEDVKAKEAESDKNQIYANRLDKGFFWIYSILGTVYFIGMITVMVTHNCEINHLDFF encoded by the exons ATGCAATTGTCACTAATTACTAGTTGTGGTCTATGGATGCCTGTGCTCTTATGTCTACTCACTGCAG GAGGCGGGTATGCCAACACCTGCACGACTCGTAGATGTCTGGCGCAAATGTTGATCGACAGAAAATTAACCACTCAGCCTCAGCGTGACACCTGCACTCAGTTTATATACATACCATTTATGGAGTGCCAGACCATCAAAGTC GACACAAAGAATCTTCGTCTGGCCTGCCGTCTACAGGCCATTGTT GAATGGGAAGATGATGACATATCCTGGGATAAGTCCATTTTCCCGTATGATGAGGTCATTCTGCCTGTAGACAAAGTGTGGACCCCGGAGATTTACGTGTCCAACGG AGTATCAGGAAGAACACAGAATGGCTATCGTGACCTGCTGGCATTTCACAACAGCACCTTGAGGCACAGACTGGTGATGTCAGCAGAGATCAACTGTGAGTTTAACCTGTTCAACTACCCCTTTGCTGAGGATGAGTGTCCTGTGGTCATCCAAGCCTGGTCCACTCAAG GATGCGGTACACAGTTGGCTATTGGGCAAGTGGATTTGTTTGACAGTAGCCATGGCGACTGGGAAACTTTGGGAGCTTACCTCCACAAACATTCTGAAGACACCTACTTCATCTCG GTGATACTGAAAATCCGACAACAAAACCCCTTCGTTACCCTCCTCCTTCCGAGCATTCTGCTGATTTTGGTCGACATGGTTAGCTTTGCCCTGCCACTGGGAGGCGGCGAGCGCAACTGCTTCAAAGTCACCCTGGTGCTCAGCTTCACCATGTTCCTCCTCATCCTCAACGACCTGCTGCCTGGCGACAGCGAGTGCGGCCCCGTGATCA AATACCACTTCTGTGTGTGCCTGATAATGCTGGTGGTGAGCATGCTGGCGTCCATGGTGTTCACGCGCGTGGCCAAGGACGGCGGCATCATCCTCTGTTGTACTCCTGGAGGAAAAAAGTCTAAACAGAAAGCTGATCAGG ACATCAGCGTCATCCAGGTGAACAACAAAGAGGACGATCAGATGCTTAAGAAAGTGGTGGACTTCCTGGAGGACGTGAAGGCCAAGGAGGCGGAGAGTGACAAAAACCAGATATACGCCAATAGACTAGACAAGGGATTCTTCTGGATCTATTCCATTTTGGGCACTGTGTACTTCATTGGTATGATCACAGTGATGGTCACACATAACTGCGAGATTAACCACTTGGATTTCTTCTAA
- the LOC133541508 gene encoding 5-hydroxytryptamine receptor 3A-like isoform X2, producing MLIDRKLTTQPQRDTCTQFIYIPFMECQTIKVDTKNLRLACRLQAIVEWEDDDISWDKSIFPYDEVILPVDKVWTPEIYVSNGVSGRTQNGYRDLLAFHNSTLRHRLVMSAEINCEFNLFNYPFAEDECPVVIQAWSTQGCGTQLAIGQVDLFDSSHGDWETLGAYLHKHSEDTYFISVILKIRQQNPFVTLLLPSILLILVDMVSFALPLGGGERNCFKVTLVLSFTMFLLILNDLLPGDSECGPVIKYHFCVCLIMLVVSMLASMVFTRVAKDGGIILCCTPGGKKSKQKADQDISVIQVNNKEDDQMLKKVVDFLEDVKAKEAESDKNQIYANRLDKGFFWIYSILGTVYFIGMITVMVTHNCEINHLDFF from the exons ATGTTGATCGACAGAAAATTAACCACTCAGCCTCAGCGTGACACCTGCACTCAGTTTATATACATACCATTTATGGAGTGCCAGACCATCAAAGTC GACACAAAGAATCTTCGTCTGGCCTGCCGTCTACAGGCCATTGTT GAATGGGAAGATGATGACATATCCTGGGATAAGTCCATTTTCCCGTATGATGAGGTCATTCTGCCTGTAGACAAAGTGTGGACCCCGGAGATTTACGTGTCCAACGG AGTATCAGGAAGAACACAGAATGGCTATCGTGACCTGCTGGCATTTCACAACAGCACCTTGAGGCACAGACTGGTGATGTCAGCAGAGATCAACTGTGAGTTTAACCTGTTCAACTACCCCTTTGCTGAGGATGAGTGTCCTGTGGTCATCCAAGCCTGGTCCACTCAAG GATGCGGTACACAGTTGGCTATTGGGCAAGTGGATTTGTTTGACAGTAGCCATGGCGACTGGGAAACTTTGGGAGCTTACCTCCACAAACATTCTGAAGACACCTACTTCATCTCG GTGATACTGAAAATCCGACAACAAAACCCCTTCGTTACCCTCCTCCTTCCGAGCATTCTGCTGATTTTGGTCGACATGGTTAGCTTTGCCCTGCCACTGGGAGGCGGCGAGCGCAACTGCTTCAAAGTCACCCTGGTGCTCAGCTTCACCATGTTCCTCCTCATCCTCAACGACCTGCTGCCTGGCGACAGCGAGTGCGGCCCCGTGATCA AATACCACTTCTGTGTGTGCCTGATAATGCTGGTGGTGAGCATGCTGGCGTCCATGGTGTTCACGCGCGTGGCCAAGGACGGCGGCATCATCCTCTGTTGTACTCCTGGAGGAAAAAAGTCTAAACAGAAAGCTGATCAGG ACATCAGCGTCATCCAGGTGAACAACAAAGAGGACGATCAGATGCTTAAGAAAGTGGTGGACTTCCTGGAGGACGTGAAGGCCAAGGAGGCGGAGAGTGACAAAAACCAGATATACGCCAATAGACTAGACAAGGGATTCTTCTGGATCTATTCCATTTTGGGCACTGTGTACTTCATTGGTATGATCACAGTGATGGTCACACATAACTGCGAGATTAACCACTTGGATTTCTTCTAA